The Roseicyclus marinus genome has a segment encoding these proteins:
- a CDS encoding Gfo/Idh/MocA family protein, translating to MPEIGIGLIGGGYMGKAHAVAMASVGAVFGTPLRPRLEMIAGATPESSERYRAAYGFARAARDWREVVADERVGAVVIASPQTTHRAIAEAAFAAKKAVFCEKPLGASLADAEAMVAAAEASGLPNMIGFNYVRTPATQFVRQLLAEGAIGDVTWFRGEHTEDFLADPEAPPNWRCFGRANGCMGDLSPHMVNCALALMGPITELSARVERVHATRGGEPVDNDDHGQMMVRFAGGAMGHLYFSRVATGRKMGYAYEIHGTKGSIRFDQEDQNAVHLFRAEGPEATRGFTRILTGPAHPDYGAFCQGPGHGTGYQDQIIIEARDFLQAIHTGQAVWPRFRDGLAVARVIDTAFAAAEDGRWHSVPAA from the coding sequence ATGCCCGAGATCGGCATCGGCCTGATCGGCGGCGGCTACATGGGCAAGGCCCATGCCGTGGCCATGGCGTCGGTCGGCGCGGTGTTTGGCACGCCCCTGCGGCCCAGGCTGGAGATGATCGCGGGCGCGACACCCGAAAGCTCGGAACGCTATCGCGCGGCCTATGGGTTCGCGCGGGCGGCGCGCGATTGGCGCGAGGTGGTGGCGGATGAACGGGTGGGCGCGGTGGTGATCGCCTCGCCCCAGACCACGCATCGCGCGATCGCGGAGGCGGCGTTTGCGGCCAAGAAAGCGGTCTTTTGCGAAAAACCGCTCGGGGCGTCGCTTGCGGATGCGGAGGCGATGGTGGCGGCGGCCGAGGCCAGCGGGTTGCCCAACATGATCGGCTTCAACTACGTGCGCACGCCCGCGACGCAATTCGTGCGCCAGCTCTTGGCGGAGGGCGCCATCGGCGATGTGACGTGGTTTCGGGGCGAGCATACCGAGGATTTCCTGGCCGATCCCGAGGCGCCGCCGAACTGGCGCTGCTTTGGGCGGGCCAATGGCTGCATGGGCGATCTGTCGCCGCATATGGTCAATTGCGCGCTGGCGCTGATGGGGCCGATCACGGAGCTGTCGGCGCGGGTGGAGCGGGTTCATGCCACGCGCGGCGGTGAGCCGGTCGACAATGACGACCATGGGCAGATGATGGTCCGCTTTGCCGGCGGGGCGATGGGGCATCTTTATTTCAGCCGTGTCGCGACGGGGCGAAAGATGGGATATGCCTATGAAATTCATGGCACAAAGGGTTCCATCCGCTTTGATCAGGAAGATCAGAACGCCGTCCACCTGTTCCGCGCCGAGGGGCCGGAGGCCACGCGCGGGTTCACCCGTATCCTGACCGGACCCGCGCATCCCGATTACGGCGCCTTTTGCCAGGGGCCGGGGCATGGCACCGGATACCAGGACCAGATCATCATCGAGGCGCGCGATTTCCTGCAGGCTATCCACACGGGCCAGGCCGTCTGGCCGAGGTTCCGCGATGGCCTGGCGGTGGCGCGCGTCATCGACACAGCTTTCGCCGCGGCCGAGGATGGCCGCTGGCATTCCGTTCCCGCAGCCTGA